In the genome of Caulobacter flavus, the window GTGCTGGTGGCGATCGGCGACTCGATCACCGAGGGCGCGGGCTCGACGGCGAACGCCGACAAAGGCTGGCCCGAGCAGCTGGCGGCCCGCCTGGCCGCGCGCGGCCAGGGCTGGAGCGTGGTCAACATGGGCGTCGGCGGCGGGCGGCTGCTGCGCGAGGTCTCGGGTCCCAGCGCGCTGTCGCGCTTCGACCGCGACGTGCTGAGCGTGGCGGGGGTCAAGGCGGTGGTGGTGCTGGAAGGCATCAACGACATCGGCCGCGCCGTGCAGCCGGGCTTCACCGCCGACGTGGTGGGCCCCGATGACCTGATCGCCGGCTATCGTCAGCTGATCGCCCGGGCCCACGCGCGCGGCGTGAAGATCTATGGCGGCGTCATCCCGCCGTTCGAGGGCGCGGCCTATTATCACGAGAAGGGCGAGGCCACGCGCCAGGCGGTCAACGCCTGGATCCGCACCGGCGGCGAATTCGACGGGGTCGTCGACTTCGACGGCGCCATCCGCGATGCGGCCAAGCCTGGCCAGATTCGCGAGGGCCTGCACAACGGCGATCATCTGCACCCCAACGACGCCGGCTACGACCTGATGGCCCAGGCGGCGGACAAGGCGCTGTTCCCGGCCAAGTAGAAGGCGGTCGATGCTTGCCGCGCCGGTGGCGATCGGGCTAGCTCCCCGCCGTATCCGTGTGAGGGGGCTTTTCCATGAAGACCGTCAAGTCGCTGCTGATCGCCGCCGCCATCCTGGCGACGCCGGCCCTGGCCCATGCCGCCGACAAGGAATCCAAGCGCTCGGTGGCGATCACCGCCGCGCTGGTGGCGGTGTTCGGCGGGGTCGGCACGATGTTCGTGGCGGTCTACGCCGCCAACGCGAAGAACAAGAAGAAGTAGGGGCGCTTTACTTCCAGCCACTCGCGATCGCCCTCCTGGGCCCTACGTGATTGCGCCTGTCGCAATCCTGGGTAAGGTCGCTTCAAACGGCTGTTTGGGGTGAAGCATGGCGATGCAACGTATGGGGCGGCGTTTCGGGTTGGCGACGGCCCTGGCCCTCTCCGTGGCGTGGAGCGGCGCGCCCGCCCTGGCCGCGCCTAAGGCCGACCTGACCGCCGCCGCGCCGGCCAGCGTCGGCGTCTCGCCAGAGCGCCTGGCGCGCCTCGACGCCCTGATGAAGGACCTGGTCGCCACCGGCCACCTGCCGGGCGCCACGACCATGCTGGTGCGCCACGGCAAGGTGGTCAGCTTCGAGACCTATGGCGCCAAGGGCTTCGGCGGCCCGCCGATGACCAAGGACACCATCTTCCGCATCTACTCCCAGACCAAGCCGGTCACGGGCGTGGCGATGATGATCCTGTTCGAGGAGGGCAAGTGGCGCCTCGACGATCCGGTGACCAAGTACGTGCCGGAGTTCGCCAACCTGCGGGTCTACAAGGGCGTCAACGCCGACGGCTCGTTCGTCACCGAGGCCGCGGACCGCCCGCCGACCATGCGCGAGATCATGAGCCACACGGCCGGCTTCGCCTACGGCCTCAACCCCGACAACCCGGTCGACAAGGCCTATGTCTCGACCGGCGTCCTGGGCGCCAAGAGCGGCCAGGAATTCGTCGAGAAGGTCGCCAAGCTGCCGCTGGTGGGGCCGCCGGGCAAGCAGTGGAAGTACAGCGTCGCCGTCGACATCCAGGGCTTCATCGTCGAGAAGCTGTCGGGCCAGAGCCTGCCGGCCTTCATGCAGAGCCGCATCTTCGACCCGCTGAAGATGAAGGACACCGGCTTCTGGCTGCCGCCGGAGAAGGCGGGGCGCCTGGCCGACCTCTACATGTGGAACTTCAAGGACAAGAAGATCCAGCCGGCCGAGGGCTTCATGGTGCTGGACGTCACCAAGCCGCCGGTGGTGGCCTCGGGCGGCGGGGGCCTCGTGTCGACCAACGCCGACTACGCCCGGTTCTGCCAGAT includes:
- a CDS encoding SGNH/GDSL hydrolase family protein yields the protein MNRCILSAALVLALAPAPLLAATQGASKARPAAVSQAPSWRSAWGNAPLAPQAVSRPGEARAFTDVTVRQVMRLNAGGDAVRLRLSNELNERPLAVGAITLAPADANGKILAAPITVTVGGKAEFTIPPGAPVLSDPVALPVKAMDYVSASIFYVGTQAPAGHRVRLFVAPPGNHVAKAQIPGEEALKGPGLVSGVEVRGQGEASVLVAIGDSITEGAGSTANADKGWPEQLAARLAARGQGWSVVNMGVGGGRLLREVSGPSALSRFDRDVLSVAGVKAVVVLEGINDIGRAVQPGFTADVVGPDDLIAGYRQLIARAHARGVKIYGGVIPPFEGAAYYHEKGEATRQAVNAWIRTGGEFDGVVDFDGAIRDAAKPGQIREGLHNGDHLHPNDAGYDLMAQAADKALFPAK
- a CDS encoding serine hydrolase domain-containing protein — encoded protein: MAMQRMGRRFGLATALALSVAWSGAPALAAPKADLTAAAPASVGVSPERLARLDALMKDLVATGHLPGATTMLVRHGKVVSFETYGAKGFGGPPMTKDTIFRIYSQTKPVTGVAMMILFEEGKWRLDDPVTKYVPEFANLRVYKGVNADGSFVTEAADRPPTMREIMSHTAGFAYGLNPDNPVDKAYVSTGVLGAKSGQEFVEKVAKLPLVGPPGKQWKYSVAVDIQGFIVEKLSGQSLPAFMQSRIFDPLKMKDTGFWLPPEKAGRLADLYMWNFKDKKIQPAEGFMVLDVTKPPVVASGGGGLVSTNADYARFCQMLLNGGELDGARILSPASIKLMASDHLPDAILDNPKAEFSKASGKGFGLDFMVVTDPARAGTLAGKGTYSWGGAAGTWFWIDPENDLFFLGMIHVLAKDGDPALRDLGDRASTLVYQALTNPEK